The window aagaatcaactttgagcgtgttctcttatttcagtgagttttatctgtaacccattttcaatatatttgcaggaatttgttcctttttcttcaggcttcaatcatgacatcgacttcgacatcgaccgacggacccttgtacaagattaatccttcccatcatttttattccctagtaagttgtttgtctcatttggaaaagacaacacataatattaaggccaaactcaaacccgatcaattagccttatttaggaaaacaaagtttgggcactttttggacctaaatattgtctttaatgggccactcatccactacttactgttaagggaggtggaagatgaaggaaaggattctataagtttcttactagggggcgttgtttgtactttcggtaggagagagtttaacatcataactggactatggggtcctaaagaggactatattcagtttgttgggaatagtcgactgttggagaagtttttcaaagacaaggagtgtgtttatgttagcgacttagaggatatatttttggaatacgagggtgatgacgatgatattgtgaaattagctttagtctactttatagagatatctttgttgggaaaagataggcgaaccaaagtggacattggttttttcaagattgctgatgattggaatacatttaataattatgattggggtcggattgtttttgtaggcacgctaagtgccttgaaaggagccttggacaagcaatatgccaagggaaagaagaaatcaacacagacaaaaaaatatactatcaatggatttccgcatgcattacaggtatgtgacttcttacttcttacttcaaaacttttaaacgatcgtttagttattttaaacgatagtttagttatttaaacgatcgtttagttatttaaacgatagtttagttatttaaacgatcgtttagttgttttaaacgatcgtttagttgttttaaacaatcgtttagttgttgttttaacgatcgtttagttatgttaaacgatcgtatagttgtttttttaacgatcgtttagttatgttaaacgatcgtatagttgttttcaaacgattgtgaaaccacttgtttatatatctatatatatcttgtggcacttcctaaacttgtttgtcaaatgtcgaataggtttgggcatatgagtctataccaaccatcattggatgtggtgtagataaagtaaacgatcatgccataccacgaatgctgaggtgggtgtgccaacaatcaccaaagtcccaaactataagccaggtgtttgactcgccaatagtaagtagcaagcaatagtaacttacttaaggatatcatgattttgtgcttaattctttgtcctaaatacattttcctttttctatttgcagtttataattaaggcggtcattgagatgacacctgaagaggagcagttgaaaattgcttcaggtgaactttttgaaaacttccgctcatctaccattattcagtcgaagaatggtggttcaaaaagagtaagagaagttgttaatgatgaagatgacttcaaaaagagtaagaaacagaagtccaagattaagatgaaaaaggctattcggaatctccaagatcgagtagcggttgttgaagggcaacttaatagtataaaatcagatattgacgaattgaagggcatgatgtcaaccatattgaagcacattggacttcaaagaaaggttaggaatgaaactgttaagtgtattgacgttagttatttcatatttggtaattactcatacgttaagttgcatgttctcgctaattcattttgaggttccatagggtgacgaaggggaccacaaggtgtccgaaggcttagtagatcatacattagaaagtaaagaagtggataatgctaagaccgaagatgttgacacaggcggtacccctaattggttgaggatgccaaaggaggatgaacacattgaagttaaaaagaaggtttggttccatgttcttgctaatattgatgtttaatttctatcattatccacactaatgcattatgagcttctaTAGGGCCACtaagatgtgttggagaagaaggttgatactggtttagaggagccaatagatgtcgttgacgatgaggacgtcacagagatagaaccatttctcactcaacgaccacacgttcggtccgcccgtaggaagcgtgcaagtgtttacctatcaaccccattcacaactctacctaaacggtctgtgacatcaaccaccagcacctctcagtatgaaccaattgtttatgatcctatgcacaaaatacttgacgtccatttagatagacttcgag is drawn from Cucumis melo cultivar AY chromosome 11, USDA_Cmelo_AY_1.0, whole genome shotgun sequence and contains these coding sequences:
- the LOC127143850 gene encoding uncharacterized protein LOC127143850, translated to MTSTSTSTDGPLYKINPSHHFYSLVSCLSHLEKTTHNIKAKLKPDQLALFRKTKFGHFLDLNIVFNGPLIHYLLLREVEDEGKDSISFLLGGVVCTFGRREFNIITGLWGPKEDYIQFVGNSRLLEKFFKDKECVYVSDLEDIFLEYEGDDDDIVKLALVYFIEISLLGKDRRTKVDIGFFKIADDWNTFNNYDWGRIVFVGTLSALKGALDKQYAKGKKKSTQTKKYTINGFPHALQVWAYESIPTIIGCGVDKVNDHAIPRMLRWVCQQSPKSQTISQVFDSPIFIIKAVIEMTPEEEQLKIASGELFENFRSSTIIQSKNGGSKRVREVVNDEDDFKKSKKQKSKIKMKKAIRNLQDRVAVVEGQLNSIKSDIDELKGMMSTILKHIGLQRKGDEGDHKVSEGLVDHTLESKEVDNAKTEDVDTGGTPNWLRMPKEDEHIEVKKKGH